A single window of Entomoplasma ellychniae DNA harbors:
- a CDS encoding BspA family leucine-rich repeat surface protein, producing the protein MKKKILFEIISSLLVTTTIAGSLFIIFNNKQKTIVSEKKHVSKVEDKLQNILDSKTNQEWSIEELNQAIITANIDVAGGITITAGEKSQNFENKRDYHKDTYVFTGNGTSENNYKYNNSISLTHEWNEKNDTTQNISKVEDKLQNILDSKTNQEWSIEELNQAIITANIDVAGGITITAGEKSQNFENKRDYHKDTYVFTGNGTSENNYKYNNSISLTHEWNEKNDTTQNISKVEDKLQNILDSKTNQEWSIEELNQAIITANIDVAGGITITAGEKSQNFENKRDYHKDTYVFTGNGTSENNYKYNNSISLTHEWNEKNDTTQNISKVEDKLQNILDSKTNQEWSIEELNQAIITANIDVAGGITITAGEKSQNFENKRDYHKDTYVFTGNGTSENNYKYNNSISLTHEWNEKNDTTQNISKVEDKLQNILDSKTNQEWSIEELNQAIITANIDVAGGITITAGEKSQNFENKRDYHKDTYVFTGNGTSENNYKYNNSISLTHEWNEKNDTTQNISKVEDKLQNILDSKTNQEWSIEELNQAIITANIDVAGGITITAGEKSQNFENKRDYHKDTYVFTGNGTSENNYKYNNSISLTHEWNEKNDTTQNISKVEDKLQNILDSKTNQEWSIEELNQAIITANIDVAGGIEVAKAELEPLKNETTTVNQIKYTFTGKGEVNNNYKYNGSIELVTSIISGESLADNITVYQDQNGSLLETSEMNFLNLNAVEIYKIGFNSDGSTIQNLKTVKSLPSTLPKEITSLKACFANSSLNSIKGISNWDTSNITSMEETFNSASNFNGDISNWNTSKVTDMSYMFYKAFSFNQDISKWNTGNVENMSLMFASNLETITMPFNQDISKWDTSKVTDMSGMFQNASYFNSDISKWNTSNVTKMNHMFCNAFSFNQDISTKKVNDEKGKKYTAWDTSKVTDMSYMLATISNSELMSFNQDISKWNTSNVTNMKAMLQGASSFNQDISKWDTSKVTDMSYMFCNAFSFNQDISTKKVKDQNGEEYTAWDTSKVTDMTQMFWNDRYPSFNGKEMSFNQDLTNWNVSQVSVYTEFWNDKNIKWDKQPIFTK; encoded by the coding sequence ATGAAAAAAAAAATATTATTTGAAATAATATCGTCTTTATTGGTGACAACCACAATAGCTGGATCATTATTTATTATTTTTAATAACAAACAGAAAACAATTGTTAGTGAGAAAAAACATGTTTCTAAAGTTGAAGATAAATTGCAAAATATTTTAGATTCAAAAACTAATCAAGAATGAAGTATTGAAGAATTAAATCAAGCTATAATTACTGCTAATATCGATGTTGCTGGTGGAATCACCATTACTGCTGGTGAAAAATCACAAAACTTTGAAAATAAACGTGATTATCATAAAGATACTTATGTATTTACTGGTAATGGAACTTCTGAGAATAATTATAAATACAATAATTCTATTAGTTTAACTCATGAGTGAAATGAAAAAAACGATACAACACAAAATATTTCTAAAGTTGAAGATAAATTGCAAAATATTTTAGATTCAAAAACTAATCAAGAATGAAGTATTGAAGAATTAAATCAAGCTATAATTACTGCTAATATCGATGTTGCTGGCGGAATCACCATTACTGCTGGTGAAAAATCACAAAACTTTGAAAATAAACGTGATTATCATAAAGATACTTATGTATTTACTGGTAATGGAACTTCTGAGAATAATTATAAATACAATAATTCTATTAGTTTAACTCATGAGTGAAATGAAAAAAACGATACAACACAAAATATTTCTAAAGTTGAAGATAAATTGCAAAATATTTTAGATTCAAAAACTAATCAAGAATGAAGTATTGAAGAATTAAATCAAGCTATAATTACTGCTAATATCGATGTTGCTGGCGGAATCACCATTACTGCTGGTGAAAAATCACAAAACTTTGAAAATAAACGTGATTATCATAAAGATACTTATGTATTTACTGGTAATGGAACTTCTGAGAATAATTATAAATACAATAATTCTATTAGTTTAACTCATGAGTGAAATGAAAAAAACGATACAACACAAAATATTTCTAAAGTTGAAGATAAATTGCAAAATATTTTAGATTCAAAAACTAATCAAGAATGAAGTATTGAAGAATTAAATCAAGCTATAATTACTGCTAATATAGATGTTGCTGGCGGAATCACCATTACTGCTGGTGAAAAATCACAAAACTTTGAAAATAAACGTGATTATCATAAAGATACTTATGTATTTACTGGTAATGGAACTTCTGAGAATAATTATAAATACAATAATTCTATTAGTTTAACTCATGAGTGAAATGAAAAAAACGATACAACACAAAATATTTCTAAAGTTGAAGATAAATTGCAAAATATTTTAGATTCAAAAACTAATCAAGAATGAAGTATTGAAGAATTAAATCAAGCTATAATTACTGCTAATATCGATGTTGCTGGTGGAATCACCATTACTGCTGGTGAAAAATCACAAAACTTTGAAAATAAACGTGATTATCATAAAGATACTTATGTATTTACTGGTAATGGAACTTCTGAGAATAATTATAAATACAATAATTCTATTAGTTTAACTCATGAGTGAAATGAAAAAAACGATACAACACAAAATATTTCTAAAGTTGAAGATAAATTGCAAAATATTTTAGATTCAAAAACTAATCAAGAATGAAGTATTGAAGAATTAAATCAAGCTATAATTACTGCTAATATCGATGTTGCTGGTGGAATCACCATTACTGCTGGTGAAAAATCACAAAACTTTGAAAATAAACGTGATTATCATAAAGATACTTATGTATTTACTGGTAATGGAACTTCTGAGAATAATTATAAATACAATAATTCTATTAGTTTAACTCATGAGTGAAATGAAAAAAACGATACAACACAAAATATTTCTAAAGTTGAAGATAAATTGCAAAATATTTTAGATTCAAAAACTAATCAAGAATGAAGTATTGAAGAATTAAATCAAGCTATAATTACTGCTAATATCGATGTTGCTGGTGGAATTGAAGTTGCAAAAGCAGAATTAGAACCTTTAAAAAATGAAACAACAACAGTTAATCAAATAAAATACACTTTTACAGGTAAAGGTGAAGTTAATAATAATTATAAGTATAATGGCTCAATTGAATTAGTCACATCAATTATTTCTGGTGAATCATTAGCAGATAATATTACTGTTTATCAAGATCAAAATGGCAGTTTATTAGAAACTAGTGAGATGAATTTTTTAAATTTAAATGCAGTTGAAATATATAAAATTGGATTTAATTCAGATGGTTCTACAATTCAAAATTTGAAAACTGTAAAATCATTACCAAGCACATTGCCTAAGGAAATAACTTCATTGAAAGCTTGTTTTGCAAATTCTTCATTAAATTCAATTAAAGGGATAAGCAATTGAGATACATCAAATATTACTAGTATGGAAGAAACGTTTAATAGTGCTTCAAATTTTAATGGTGATATATCAAATTGAAATACATCAAAAGTTACTGATATGTCCTATATGTTTTACAAAGCATTTTCATTTAATCAAGATATTTCAAAATGAAATACAGGCAATGTTGAAAATATGTCTTTGATGTTTGCATCAAATTTAGAGACAATAACAATGCCTTTTAATCAAGATATATCTAAATGAGATACATCAAAAGTTACAGATATGTCAGGAATGTTTCAAAACGCTTCATATTTTAATAGTGATATCTCAAAATGAAATACAAGCAATGTTACTAAGATGAACCATATGTTTTGCAATGCATTTTCATTTAATCAAGACATATCTACTAAAAAAGTAAATGATGAAAAAGGTAAAAAATATACAGCTTGAGATACATCAAAAGTTACAGATATGTCATATATGCTTGCAACAATTTCGAATTCAGAATTAATGTCATTCAATCAAGATATTTCAAAATGAAATACAAGCAATGTTACTAACATGAAGGCAATGCTTCAGGGTGCATCAAGTTTTAATCAAGATATATCTAAATGAGATACATCAAAAGTTACAGATATGTCCTATATGTTTTGCAATGCATTTTCATTTAATCAAGACATATCTACTAAAAAAGTAAAAGATCAAAATGGTGAAGAATATACAGCTTGAGATACATCAAAAGTTACAGATATGACTCAAATGTTTTGAAATGATCGTTACCCTTCATTTAATGGTAAAGAAATGAGTTTTAATCAAGATTTAACTAATTGAAATGTTAGTCAAGTTAGTGTTTATACAGAATTTTGAAATGACAAAAATATAAAATGAGACAAGCAACCAATTTTTACTAAATAA
- the ffh gene encoding signal recognition particle protein — MGFGDFLAKRMKRSMEKNIAKSTLNQENIQETLREIRLALLEADVNIDVAKELISKIKEKAIGGYIEEGASSQQQLLKIVHSELMDILGKEVAPLNLSKKPTIIMMVGLQGSGKTTSASKLAYYLSKKQAKKPLLVGLDIYRPGAIDQLVELGKKINIPVFEKQKQNPLKTAKQAIEFAEKNNHDLIILDTAGRLQIDKELMNELNDLRKTTSPQEILLVVDGMVGQEIINVTNEFNNQLKLTGVIVTKLDGDARGGATLSIRHMTKLPIKFIGEGEGFAALAPFYPKRMADRILGMGDIETLFEKVVENVDERSIQKTMKRMFMGQFDLEDLRNQLVQVSKMGNIGGLMKMIPGAKISENQIEESQRKLVVFSILMSSMTLKERREPKLLKSLSRKSRIISGSGRSEKELNELINSFEKGKKQVLEMGKQMKSGRMPNFGGKGFGF, encoded by the coding sequence ATGGGATTTGGAGATTTTCTAGCAAAACGCATGAAGCGTTCAATGGAGAAAAATATAGCAAAATCTACATTGAATCAAGAAAACATTCAAGAAACATTACGCGAAATACGATTAGCTTTGTTAGAAGCTGATGTTAATATTGATGTTGCAAAAGAATTAATTAGTAAAATTAAGGAAAAAGCCATTGGTGGTTATATTGAGGAAGGTGCATCTTCTCAACAACAACTTTTAAAAATAGTGCATAGTGAATTAATGGACATCTTAGGGAAAGAAGTTGCTCCTTTAAACTTATCAAAAAAACCAACAATAATTATGATGGTTGGTTTACAAGGTTCTGGAAAAACTACGTCCGCAAGCAAACTTGCTTATTACTTATCAAAAAAACAAGCAAAAAAACCCTTATTAGTAGGATTAGATATTTATAGACCAGGGGCTATTGATCAATTAGTTGAATTGGGTAAAAAAATAAATATCCCTGTTTTTGAAAAACAAAAACAAAATCCTTTAAAAACTGCTAAACAAGCAATTGAGTTTGCTGAAAAAAATAATCATGATTTAATAATTTTAGATACAGCTGGTCGTTTACAAATTGATAAAGAATTAATGAATGAGTTAAATGATTTAAGAAAAACTACATCACCTCAAGAAATTTTATTAGTAGTTGATGGTATGGTTGGACAAGAAATTATTAACGTAACTAATGAATTTAATAATCAGTTAAAACTAACAGGAGTTATTGTTACTAAACTTGACGGAGATGCTCGTGGAGGAGCAACTCTATCAATCAGACATATGACAAAACTACCAATTAAATTTATTGGTGAAGGTGAAGGTTTTGCTGCATTAGCACCGTTCTATCCAAAACGTATGGCTGATCGTATTCTTGGGATGGGTGATATTGAAACTTTATTTGAAAAAGTAGTTGAAAATGTTGATGAACGTTCAATACAAAAAACAATGAAACGTATGTTCATGGGTCAATTTGATTTAGAAGATTTAAGAAACCAATTAGTTCAAGTATCTAAAATGGGTAACATTGGTGGTTTAATGAAAATGATTCCCGGTGCTAAGATTTCAGAAAATCAAATAGAAGAATCACAAAGAAAATTAGTTGTGTTTTCAATTTTAATGAGTTCAATGACTTTAAAAGAGAGAAGAGAACCAAAACTTTTAAAATCACTTTCTAGAAAATCAAGAATTATTAGTGGTTCTGGTAGATCTGAAAAAGAATTAAATGAGTTAATTAATTCATTTGAAAAAGGAAAAAAACAAGTTCTTGAAATGGGAAAACAAATGAAAAGTGGTCGTATGCCAAATTTTGGTGGTAAAGGATTTGGTTTTTAA
- a CDS encoding 23S rRNA (pseudouridine(1915)-N(3))-methyltransferase RlmH, with the protein MDIKILCFGSLDKDFFIKSFNEYQSRIKNYSKFEVIELKEEFNKEDENNKIINSKAILEKLKSYSEYEIICLNVNSKIISSEELANIIKTNKNFKKAKLLFLIGPSDGFSKELLEQKFTKISLGNITLPYQLFRIILAEQIYRSFKIIKNEKYHK; encoded by the coding sequence ATGGATATTAAAATATTATGCTTTGGAAGTTTAGACAAAGATTTTTTTATAAAATCTTTTAACGAATATCAAAGTAGAATAAAAAATTATTCAAAATTTGAAGTTATTGAATTAAAAGAAGAATTTAATAAAGAAGATGAAAATAATAAAATTATTAATTCAAAGGCCATTTTAGAGAAACTTAAAAGTTATTCTGAATATGAAATCATTTGCTTAAACGTTAATTCAAAAATTATTAGTAGTGAAGAATTAGCTAATATAATTAAAACTAATAAAAACTTTAAAAAAGCTAAATTATTATTTTTAATTGGTCCAAGTGATGGTTTTTCTAAAGAATTATTGGAGCAAAAATTCACAAAAATATCTTTAGGAAATATTACATTACCATATCAATTATTTAGAATAATTCTTGCAGAACAAATATATAGAAGCTTCAAAATTATTAAAAATGAAAAATATCACAAGTAA
- the proS gene encoding proline--tRNA ligase: MKQLDKITPRDVDFSKWYTDIVLNAKLASYAPVKGTIIFRPYGYAIWELIQKQLDLEFKKINVENVYFPLLIPESLFNKEKEHIDGFSPEIATVTRVGDNQLPEPLFIRPTSEVLMADFFKTEVKSYRDLPLLFNQWANVMRWEKTTRPFLRTSEFLWQEGHTVHDSKVQAHDFTLKILNIYETFAREFLLLPVIMGQKTQKEKFAGAHSTYTIESLMYDGQALQCGTSHYFEDNFSKVYDIKFQNKEGKLEHGYSTSWGVSTRLIGAIIMSHSDDNGLVLPSKISPIQVRIIQIKDTDEVIKISESIKNMLSNKYRVDIDKTDKSFGFKISEAEIKGIPLRIEIGPRDLGKKVVVISRRDTKEKMEVNIIDVEKIVNSMIKAYDENIFNLALENRKKRTTSVNSIQEYKDVLNTNQGFILVPFCGEISCEEDVKQQTSTNSRCIPFEQENKNMKCFNCNKDTKMQVYFARAY, translated from the coding sequence ATGAAACAACTAGATAAAATAACTCCAAGAGATGTTGATTTTTCAAAATGATATACAGATATTGTTTTGAATGCTAAATTAGCCAGTTACGCTCCTGTTAAAGGCACTATTATTTTTAGACCATATGGATATGCTATTTGAGAACTAATTCAAAAACAACTTGATTTAGAATTTAAAAAAATTAATGTAGAAAACGTGTATTTTCCATTATTGATTCCTGAATCTTTATTCAATAAAGAAAAAGAACATATTGATGGATTCTCACCAGAAATAGCAACTGTTACAAGAGTTGGTGATAATCAATTACCAGAACCATTATTTATTAGACCTACTAGTGAAGTATTAATGGCTGACTTTTTCAAAACAGAAGTTAAATCATATCGAGACTTACCACTTTTATTTAATCAATGAGCAAATGTTATGCGTTGAGAAAAAACAACTAGACCATTTTTAAGAACTAGTGAATTTTTATGACAAGAAGGACATACTGTTCATGATTCAAAAGTTCAAGCGCATGATTTTACTTTGAAAATTTTAAATATTTATGAAACTTTTGCTAGAGAATTTTTATTATTACCAGTTATTATGGGTCAAAAAACACAAAAAGAAAAATTTGCAGGTGCACATAGCACTTATACAATTGAATCTTTAATGTATGATGGGCAAGCTTTACAATGTGGAACTTCACATTACTTTGAAGACAACTTTTCAAAAGTTTATGATATAAAATTTCAGAATAAAGAAGGTAAATTAGAACATGGTTATAGTACTAGTTGAGGTGTATCAACTAGATTAATTGGTGCTATTATTATGTCTCACTCAGATGATAATGGGTTAGTATTACCTTCTAAAATTTCTCCAATTCAAGTTAGAATAATTCAAATCAAAGACACTGATGAAGTTATTAAAATTAGTGAATCAATTAAAAATATGTTATCAAATAAATATAGAGTTGATATTGATAAAACAGATAAATCATTTGGATTTAAAATTAGTGAAGCTGAAATTAAAGGTATTCCTTTAAGAATTGAAATTGGACCAAGAGATTTAGGAAAAAAAGTTGTTGTGATTTCAAGAAGAGATACAAAAGAAAAAATGGAAGTTAACATTATCGATGTTGAAAAAATTGTTAATTCAATGATTAAAGCATATGATGAAAATATTTTTAATTTAGCTTTAGAAAATAGAAAAAAAAGAACAACTTCAGTAAATTCAATTCAAGAGTATAAAGATGTTTTAAATACCAATCAAGGATTTATACTTGTTCCATTTTGTGGGGAAATTTCATGTGAAGAGGATGTTAAACAACAGACTTCAACCAATTCACGTTGTATTCCATTTGAACAAGAAAATAAAAATATGAAATGCTTTAATTGCAATAAAGATACAAAGATGCAAGTTTATTTTGCTAGAGCATATTAA
- a CDS encoding ribonuclease H1 domain-containing protein: MKYYSVKKGKKIGIYKTWEECQAQILNFKGAIYKSFSTWEEAEAWLHDKPKNVLKQKSETLIIDMNHAIAYSDGSFLKSNKTYSYGAVVLWNTREFHFSKRFDDSQETSMWNVSGELEGAKRAMLFAFANNIKHLTLYHDYEGIAKWAKGEWNAKNTEALEYISFCSKIKEKVNLKFIWVKGHSGDKYNDLADRLAAEADFQEMNKEV; this comes from the coding sequence ATGAAATATTATTCAGTTAAAAAAGGTAAAAAAATTGGTATTTACAAAACATGAGAAGAGTGCCAAGCACAGATTCTTAATTTTAAAGGTGCTATTTATAAATCTTTTTCAACTTGAGAAGAAGCTGAAGCTTGACTTCATGATAAACCTAAAAATGTTTTAAAGCAAAAATCTGAAACTTTAATAATTGATATGAATCATGCTATAGCGTACAGTGATGGTAGTTTTTTAAAAAGTAATAAAACTTATTCGTATGGTGCTGTTGTACTTTGAAACACAAGAGAATTTCATTTTTCAAAAAGATTTGATGATTCGCAAGAAACTTCAATGTGAAATGTCAGTGGTGAGCTTGAAGGTGCTAAAAGAGCAATGTTATTTGCTTTTGCAAATAACATTAAACACTTAACTTTATATCATGATTATGAAGGAATAGCAAAGTGGGCTAAAGGTGAATGAAATGCAAAAAATACAGAAGCTTTAGAATATATAAGTTTTTGTAGTAAAATAAAAGAAAAAGTAAACCTAAAATTTATATGAGTCAAAGGTCACAGTGGAGACAAGTATAACGATCTAGCTGATCGTTTGGCTGCTGAAGCTGACTTTCAGGAAATGAATAAGGAGGTTTAA
- a CDS encoding alpha/beta fold hydrolase encodes MRKFQLQMIDGNELINFEWAPDQQAKAIVQIVHNIDEHMSMYQDIARELNKHGILVFGTDLRGIGESSLESKERGYFARHQGWNNSIEDLRTVNTYIRREYMDLPIFMLGQTIGTDFSLAYAIKYCETISGLILSGVKNHSYIKTLPKYIQLKTASILINKWPSNYFFKNLDGSFGNKRNPAMQNAWLSSDKEFVSRFNKDTLKLSWMTNCANKDILEGQVFLSKIKNIDMIDKDFPMLLMTGEQDAYTKFSKSTRRLFTKFIKLGNNVDFKIYKKSRNRIFNDKDKIYAIKDVLEFINKNLD; translated from the coding sequence ATGAGAAAATTTCAATTACAAATGATTGATGGAAATGAATTAATTAATTTTGAATGAGCTCCTGATCAACAGGCAAAAGCTATTGTACAAATAGTTCACAATATTGATGAACACATGTCAATGTATCAAGATATAGCTAGAGAGTTAAATAAACATGGTATTTTAGTGTTTGGAACAGATTTAAGAGGAATTGGTGAATCTTCTTTAGAAAGCAAAGAAAGGGGTTATTTTGCTAGACATCAAGGCTGAAATAACAGTATTGAAGATTTAAGAACAGTCAATACATATATTAGAAGAGAATATATGGATTTACCAATATTTATGTTAGGTCAAACAATTGGAACAGATTTTAGCCTTGCATATGCTATTAAATATTGTGAAACTATATCTGGTCTTATTTTAAGTGGAGTTAAAAATCATTCTTATATAAAAACTTTACCTAAGTATATTCAATTAAAAACAGCAAGCATTTTAATTAATAAATGGCCAAGTAATTATTTTTTTAAAAACTTGGATGGTTCATTTGGTAATAAAAGAAACCCAGCAATGCAAAACGCATGGTTATCTTCAGATAAAGAATTTGTAAGTAGATTTAATAAAGACACTCTTAAATTGTCTTGAATGACCAATTGTGCAAATAAAGACATTTTAGAAGGACAAGTATTTCTTTCTAAAATTAAAAATATTGATATGATCGATAAAGATTTTCCAATGCTGTTAATGACAGGTGAACAAGACGCATACACAAAATTCTCTAAAAGTACTAGAAGATTGTTTACAAAATTTATAAAGTTAGGTAATAATGTAGATTTTAAAATTTACAAAAAATCAAGAAACAGAATTTTTAATGATAAAGATAAAATTTATGCAATAAAAGATGTGCTTGAATTTATTAACAAAAATTTAGATTAA
- the lepA gene encoding translation elongation factor 4, which translates to MDKSKIRNFSIIAHIDHGKSTLADRILEITKTVSKREMQEQLLDSMDIERERGITIKLNSVQLHYKSKDNEDYVFHLIDTPGHVDFAYEVSRSLAACEGAILVVDATQGVEAQTLANVYLALENNLEIIPVINKIDLPSADVERVKEEIENTIGIDCRNAPLISAKTGLNVEDVLEAIVNHISPPKDAVDQEPLRALIFDSYYDKYLGVVMSIRVRQGSIKIGQKIKFMSNSLVYEVTEVGIKTPKITKKATLEAGEVGWIAASIKTIKDINVGDTITSENNPALEPLEGYKKLKPMVYCGIYPIDTNQYQDFKEALEKMELSDSSLVYEPETSQALGFGFRVGFLGLLHMEVVQERLEREYDLNLIATAPSVIYKVYLTDGSDITIDNPAKLPDPQKIKYIEEPFVNVKIMTSLESVGDLMSLCQNKLGTYRDIQVIDDKRRMLIYDMPLAEIIFDFFNKLKSISRGYASFEYDIIGYQESSLVKMDILLNGNKVDAFSMIVNKQFAYQRGNALTKKLKELIPRQNFEVPIQAAIGNKVLARETIKAYRKDVTWKLHAADKSRRKKLLNKQKEGKKKMKEIGNVEVPQEAFIAVLKLDD; encoded by the coding sequence ATGGATAAATCAAAAATTAGGAATTTTAGCATAATAGCTCATATTGACCATGGTAAGTCTACTTTAGCAGACCGTATTTTAGAGATAACCAAAACAGTTTCTAAAAGAGAAATGCAAGAACAATTACTAGATTCAATGGATATTGAAAGAGAAAGAGGAATAACAATTAAGTTAAACTCAGTTCAATTACATTACAAGTCAAAAGATAATGAAGATTATGTATTTCATTTAATTGATACACCAGGGCATGTTGATTTTGCATATGAGGTATCAAGAAGTTTAGCAGCTTGTGAAGGTGCTATTTTGGTTGTGGATGCTACACAAGGTGTAGAAGCACAAACTTTAGCTAATGTTTATTTAGCTTTAGAAAATAATCTTGAAATAATCCCAGTTATTAACAAAATAGATTTACCTTCAGCTGATGTTGAAAGAGTGAAAGAAGAAATTGAAAATACCATTGGAATTGATTGTAGAAATGCTCCATTAATTTCAGCAAAAACTGGACTAAATGTTGAAGATGTTTTAGAAGCGATTGTAAATCATATTTCACCTCCTAAAGATGCTGTTGATCAAGAACCACTAAGAGCTTTAATATTTGATAGTTATTATGATAAGTATTTGGGTGTAGTTATGTCTATAAGAGTTAGACAAGGTTCAATTAAGATTGGTCAAAAAATAAAGTTTATGTCTAATAGTTTAGTTTATGAAGTAACTGAAGTAGGAATTAAAACACCAAAAATAACAAAAAAAGCAACTTTAGAAGCTGGTGAAGTTGGATGAATAGCTGCATCAATTAAAACAATTAAAGATATTAATGTTGGTGATACTATTACAAGCGAAAATAATCCAGCACTTGAACCCTTAGAAGGCTATAAAAAACTTAAACCAATGGTTTATTGTGGGATTTATCCAATTGATACAAATCAATATCAAGACTTTAAAGAAGCGTTAGAAAAAATGGAATTATCTGATTCATCACTAGTTTATGAACCAGAAACATCTCAAGCTTTAGGATTTGGTTTTAGAGTTGGTTTTTTAGGCTTATTACATATGGAAGTTGTGCAAGAAAGATTAGAAAGAGAATATGATCTTAATCTAATAGCAACAGCTCCATCAGTTATTTATAAAGTTTATCTAACTGATGGTAGTGATATTACAATTGATAATCCCGCAAAACTACCTGACCCTCAAAAAATTAAATATATTGAAGAGCCTTTTGTTAATGTTAAAATCATGACATCTCTAGAATCAGTTGGAGATTTAATGAGTTTATGTCAAAATAAATTAGGAACATATAGAGACATTCAGGTAATTGATGATAAAAGAAGAATGTTAATTTATGATATGCCTTTAGCAGAAATAATTTTTGATTTTTTTAATAAGTTAAAATCTATTTCAAGAGGTTATGCTTCATTTGAATATGATATTATTGGTTATCAAGAATCATCATTAGTTAAAATGGATATTTTATTAAATGGTAATAAAGTTGATGCATTTTCAATGATTGTGAACAAACAGTTTGCTTATCAAAGAGGTAACGCTTTAACTAAAAAATTAAAAGAATTAATTCCAAGACAAAATTTTGAAGTTCCAATACAAGCAGCTATTGGCAATAAAGTTTTAGCCAGAGAAACAATTAAAGCTTATCGTAAAGATGTGACTTGAAAATTACATGCAGCAGATAAATCTCGACGTAAAAAACTTCTTAATAAACAAAAAGAAGGTAAAAAGAAGATGAAAGAAATTGGGAATGTTGAAGTTCCACAAGAAGCATTTATTGCAGTCTTAAAATTAGACGACTAA